In a genomic window of Pseudomonas putida:
- the rraA gene encoding ribonuclease E activity regulator RraA, translating to MHYLTPDLCDAYPELVQVLEPMFSNFGGRDSFGGEIVTIKCFEDNSLVKEQVELKGNGKVLVVDGGGSLRRALLGDMLAEKAAKNGWEGLVIYGCIRDVDVIAQTDLGVQALASHPMKTEKRGIGDLNVAVTFAGVTFHPGHYIYADNNGVIISPSPLKMPE from the coding sequence ATCCATTACCTCACGCCTGACCTGTGCGACGCCTACCCGGAGCTGGTGCAGGTGCTGGAACCGATGTTCAGCAATTTCGGTGGCCGTGATTCCTTCGGCGGCGAAATCGTGACCATCAAATGCTTCGAAGACAACTCGCTGGTCAAGGAACAGGTCGAACTCAAGGGCAACGGCAAGGTGCTGGTGGTCGATGGCGGTGGCTCCCTGCGCCGCGCACTGCTGGGCGACATGCTGGCCGAGAAGGCCGCGAAAAATGGCTGGGAAGGGCTGGTGATCTACGGTTGCATCCGTGACGTCGACGTCATCGCGCAAACCGACCTGGGCGTTCAGGCGCTGGCCAGCCATCCGATGAAAACCGAAAAGCGTGGCATCGGCGACCTCAATGTTGCCGTGACCTTTGCCGGCGTGACTTTCCATCCAGGCCACTACATTTATGCGGACAACAACGGCGTGATCATCTCGCCTAGCCCGCTGAAAATGCCTGAGTAG
- a CDS encoding zinc transporter ZntB — protein MFEEENAQWGLVHALVLDGKGGARSIARTELDDLQLQAHESLWLHWDRSHPQTQTWLRKSSGLSEFSCDLLLEENTRPRLLQLSDSELLLFLRGVNLNPGAEPEDMVSVRIFGSAQRVISLRLRPLRATEELLVQLAEGKGPRTASELILYMAQYLTNKVQDLVSCLSEVVDEEEEKLDADERYTPEHGEVLQIRRRAAALKRFLAPQRDIFGQLTRIKLPWFVEDDGDYWNELNNSLTRYLEELELTRERVGLVLEAEDRRLSVRMNRTMYRFGIITGIFLPMSFLTGLLGINVGGIPLSGSPYGFLVACLLMIAVALGQWWIFRRLRWV, from the coding sequence ATGTTCGAGGAAGAAAACGCGCAGTGGGGGTTGGTCCACGCCCTGGTGCTGGACGGTAAAGGCGGTGCGCGTTCGATAGCCCGGACAGAACTCGATGACTTGCAGCTTCAGGCCCATGAAAGCCTGTGGCTGCACTGGGATCGCAGTCATCCGCAAACCCAGACCTGGCTGCGCAAATCCAGTGGTTTGAGCGAATTCAGCTGCGATCTGTTGCTGGAAGAAAACACCCGTCCGCGTCTGCTACAGCTTTCCGACAGTGAACTGCTGCTATTTTTGCGCGGGGTGAACCTCAACCCGGGGGCCGAGCCGGAAGACATGGTGTCGGTGCGAATCTTCGGTTCCGCCCAGCGAGTGATCTCCCTGCGATTGCGGCCGTTGCGCGCCACGGAAGAGTTGTTGGTGCAACTGGCGGAAGGCAAGGGGCCGAGAACCGCCTCCGAACTCATCCTCTATATGGCGCAGTACCTGACCAACAAAGTGCAGGATCTGGTCAGCTGCCTCTCGGAAGTGGTCGATGAGGAAGAAGAAAAGCTGGATGCCGACGAACGGTATACACCTGAGCATGGAGAGGTTTTGCAGATCCGTCGCCGGGCGGCTGCGTTGAAGCGGTTTCTCGCTCCGCAGCGGGATATTTTCGGTCAACTGACGCGCATAAAATTGCCTTGGTTCGTCGAGGACGATGGCGATTACTGGAACGAATTGAACAACAGCCTTACCCGTTATCTCGAAGAGTTGGAATTGACCCGGGAGCGGGTGGGGCTGGTCCTGGAGGCCGAAGACCGAAGATTGAGCGTGCGCATGAACCGCACGATGTATCGCTTCGGGATCATCACCGGGATCTTTTTGCCGATGAGTTTTCTGACCGGTCTTTTGGGGATCAACGTCGGGGGAATTCCGTTATCCGGGAGCCCGTATGGCTTCCTCGTCGCCTGCCTGCTGATGATTGCGGTGGCGCTGGGGCAGTGGTGGATATTTCGACGTTTGCGCTGGGTTTGA
- a CDS encoding alpha/beta fold hydrolase, giving the protein MQSSSNLFPVALISAERRGDLSEDVYRLKPANSPDASVEIAVTRLGMADEPAVRGVPVILLHGSFSNRRFWFSPKGVGLGAYLTRLGFDVWIPEMRGHGLSQRNQDYRKNRVADYARYDLPAIGAFVREQSGQVPHWIGHSLGGITLAAALGGQYIGEPVVASAAFFGTQVSRTYWPLKIPPVEWSGRFILKRFAQLSGSRLKRGPEDEPIGLALESMRWYGLFGRFGDADKDWWAGLAEVNVPVLAVSAVGDHQDPAWACRKLFDQLGCEHKQFINLGREQGFADSFGHVEMLVSKAAQAEVWPLVARWLADQHTPLLGEQAGVATAI; this is encoded by the coding sequence ATGCAAAGCAGCAGCAACCTATTTCCTGTCGCCCTGATCAGCGCCGAACGGCGCGGTGATCTGAGCGAAGATGTCTATCGTTTGAAACCCGCGAACAGCCCTGACGCCAGCGTCGAAATCGCGGTGACGCGCCTGGGCATGGCCGACGAGCCAGCGGTGCGCGGCGTGCCGGTCATCCTGCTGCACGGCAGCTTTTCCAATCGCCGTTTCTGGTTCTCCCCCAAGGGCGTGGGCCTGGGTGCTTATCTGACGCGCCTGGGGTTCGATGTGTGGATTCCGGAAATGCGCGGCCATGGCTTGTCCCAGCGCAACCAGGACTACCGCAAGAACCGCGTCGCTGATTACGCGCGCTACGATCTGCCGGCCATTGGTGCATTCGTGCGCGAACAAAGTGGCCAGGTCCCGCACTGGATCGGCCACTCGCTGGGCGGTATCACCCTGGCGGCGGCGCTGGGCGGTCAGTACATCGGCGAGCCGGTGGTCGCGTCCGCGGCGTTTTTCGGTACCCAGGTCAGCCGTACCTATTGGCCGTTGAAGATCCCTCCGGTGGAGTGGAGCGGCCGCTTTATCCTCAAGCGCTTCGCCCAGTTGTCCGGGTCACGGCTCAAGCGCGGGCCGGAAGACGAGCCCATTGGTCTGGCGCTTGAGAGCATGCGCTGGTACGGCCTGTTCGGGCGTTTTGGCGATGCCGACAAGGATTGGTGGGCAGGCTTGGCCGAGGTCAATGTGCCGGTGCTGGCGGTGAGTGCTGTGGGAGATCATCAGGATCCGGCCTGGGCTTGTCGCAAGTTGTTCGATCAGTTGGGCTGCGAGCACAAGCAATTCATCAACCTGGGGCGCGAGCAGGGTTTTGCCGACAGTTTCGGTCACGTGGAAATGCTGGTCAGCAAGGCGGCGCAGGCCGAAGTTTGGCCGTTGGTGGCCCGCTGGCTGGCGGATCAACACACGCCGTTGCTGGGTGAACAGGCGGGCGTGGCCACAGCAATCTAA
- the cobA gene encoding uroporphyrinogen-III C-methyltransferase produces MNAKVWLVGAGPGDPELLTLKAVRAMREADVVLIDDLVNDAVLEHCGSARIIPVGKRGGCRSTPQAFIHRLMLRYARQGKCVVRLKGGDPCIFGRGGEEAQWLRERGIEVELVNGITAGLAGATQCGIPLTLRGVARGVTLVTAHTQDGSSLDWRALAQGGTTLVIYMGVAKLGEIREQLLLGGMALDTPVAMIENASLPHQRECRSDLTAMEEDACVFGLKSPAILVIGEVAAAEKIKRSQPGQLMQGSV; encoded by the coding sequence ATGAACGCAAAAGTCTGGCTGGTCGGTGCAGGCCCGGGTGATCCGGAATTGCTGACGCTCAAAGCCGTTCGGGCGATGCGAGAAGCGGATGTCGTGCTGATCGATGACCTGGTGAATGACGCCGTCCTTGAGCACTGTGGCAGCGCGCGGATCATTCCCGTTGGTAAACGCGGAGGCTGCCGCTCAACGCCGCAGGCCTTCATTCATCGGCTGATGCTGCGATACGCGCGTCAGGGCAAATGCGTGGTACGGCTCAAGGGGGGTGATCCCTGTATTTTCGGTCGCGGTGGCGAGGAAGCGCAGTGGTTGCGTGAGCGCGGGATTGAAGTGGAACTGGTCAACGGCATCACGGCCGGGCTTGCCGGCGCCACGCAATGCGGTATCCCGCTGACACTGCGCGGCGTGGCACGCGGCGTGACTCTGGTGACCGCCCACACCCAGGACGGCAGCAGCCTGGATTGGCGGGCGCTGGCTCAGGGCGGGACGACGCTGGTGATCTACATGGGGGTGGCCAAACTCGGGGAGATCCGTGAGCAGTTGCTCCTGGGCGGGATGGCCCTGGATACGCCGGTGGCGATGATTGAAAACGCTTCGCTGCCGCATCAGCGGGAGTGTCGGAGTGATCTGACAGCGATGGAGGAAGATGCCTGCGTCTTTGGTTTGAAGAGTCCTGCGATTCTGGTTATCGGCGAGGTCGCAGCCGCAGAAAAGATCAAAAGGTCGCAGCCTGGACAGCTCATGCAGGGATCCGTGTAG
- a CDS encoding nitrate/nitrite transporter: protein MNSSFWKSGHTPTLFSAFLYFDLSFMVWYLLGPLAVQIAADLHLTTQQRGLVVATPILAGAVLRFVMGMLADRLSPKTAGVIGQVIVIAALFGAWKHGIHSYEQALLLGLFLGMAGASFAVALPLASQWYPPQHQGKAMGIAGAGNSGTVLAALIAPVLAAAFGWSNVFGFALIPLILTLIVFAWLAKNAPERPKAKSMADYFKALGDRDSWWFMFFYSVTFGGFIGLASALPGYFNDQYGLSPVTAGYYTAACVFGGSLMRPLGGALADRFGGIRTLLAMYTVAAICIAAVGFNLPSSYAALALFVCTMLGLGAGNGAVFQLVPQRFRREIGVMTGLIGMAGGIGGFALAAGMGAIKQGTGSYQLALWLFASLAVLAWFGLHGVKRRWRTTWGSAAVTAARV, encoded by the coding sequence ATGAATTCAAGCTTCTGGAAATCCGGCCATACGCCAACCCTGTTTTCGGCCTTCCTCTACTTCGACCTGAGTTTCATGGTCTGGTACCTGCTCGGCCCTCTGGCGGTGCAAATCGCCGCCGACCTGCACCTGACCACCCAGCAACGCGGGCTGGTGGTGGCGACGCCGATTCTGGCCGGCGCGGTCCTGCGCTTCGTGATGGGCATGCTGGCCGATCGTCTGTCACCGAAAACCGCTGGAGTGATCGGCCAGGTGATCGTGATCGCCGCACTGTTCGGCGCCTGGAAACATGGCATCCACAGCTACGAACAAGCACTGCTGCTGGGACTCTTCCTGGGCATGGCTGGCGCGTCCTTCGCCGTGGCCCTGCCCCTGGCCTCGCAGTGGTACCCGCCGCAGCACCAGGGCAAGGCCATGGGCATCGCCGGGGCGGGTAACTCGGGCACTGTACTGGCGGCACTGATTGCGCCGGTATTGGCAGCCGCGTTTGGCTGGAGCAACGTGTTCGGCTTCGCCCTGATCCCGCTGATCCTCACCCTGATCGTCTTTGCCTGGCTCGCGAAAAATGCCCCGGAACGGCCGAAGGCCAAGTCGATGGCCGACTACTTCAAGGCACTGGGTGACCGTGACAGCTGGTGGTTCATGTTTTTCTACAGCGTGACCTTCGGTGGTTTCATCGGCCTGGCCAGCGCCCTGCCCGGCTATTTCAACGACCAGTACGGGCTGAGCCCGGTGACCGCCGGTTATTACACCGCCGCCTGCGTGTTCGGTGGCAGCCTGATGCGTCCCTTGGGCGGCGCACTGGCGGATCGCTTCGGTGGCATCCGCACCTTGCTGGCGATGTACACCGTGGCGGCGATCTGCATCGCCGCCGTGGGCTTCAATTTGCCGAGTTCCTACGCGGCCCTGGCACTGTTCGTGTGCACCATGCTCGGCCTGGGTGCCGGCAATGGCGCGGTGTTCCAGCTGGTGCCACAGCGCTTCCGCCGGGAGATCGGCGTGATGACCGGGCTGATCGGCATGGCCGGCGGCATCGGTGGTTTCGCCCTCGCGGCCGGCATGGGCGCGATCAAGCAAGGCACCGGCAGCTACCAATTGGCGCTGTGGCTGTTCGCCAGTCTCGCGGTGCTCGCCTGGTTCGGCTTGCACGGGGTGAAACGTCGCTGGAGAACCACCTGGGGTTCGGCCGCCGTCACGGCTGCACGGGTCTGA
- a CDS encoding CrfX protein: protein MHDPFEQSLRDMLKANPSTRDDDACLGRVLKTANRQVGAGDLFSLLGRWLPALMIALNNGSAHVAPVSRLRKPTARTADKAD from the coding sequence ATGCACGATCCGTTTGAACAGTCTTTGCGTGACATGCTCAAGGCCAACCCGTCCACCCGGGACGACGATGCGTGCCTTGGCCGCGTACTGAAAACCGCCAACCGCCAGGTCGGCGCCGGCGATCTGTTCAGCTTGTTGGGCCGCTGGCTGCCCGCCCTGATGATCGCCCTCAATAACGGCTCGGCCCACGTTGCGCCGGTGTCCCGTCTTCGTAAACCTACCGCTCGCACTGCTGATAAGGCTGATTGA
- a CDS encoding OmpA family protein, with product MKLKNTLGLAIGTLIAATSFGALAQGQGAVEGELNYGKKYNDSVNNVEDGYTPGASIGYFLTDDVSLNATYNNDDHTRSNNGTGHQKIEGDQFGLNAQYHFNNAGDALRPYVQGGVKHGSMTNVAADGHTGRDQSTFLTAGGGLKYYFLENVYARAGVEADYKLDNGRWDYIPSVGLGVNFGGGNKPAAAPVPAPEVCSDSDNDGVCDNVDKCPDTPANVTVDADGCPAVAEVVRVELDVKFDFDKSVVKPNSYGDIKNLADFMKQYPSTTTTVEGHTDNVGPDAYNQKLSERRANAVKQVLTNQYGVESSRVQSVGYGESRPVADNKTEAGRAVNRRVEAQVEAQAK from the coding sequence ATGAAACTGAAAAACACCTTGGGCTTGGCCATTGGTACTCTTATTGCCGCTACTTCGTTCGGCGCATTGGCACAGGGCCAAGGCGCAGTTGAAGGCGAGCTCAACTACGGGAAAAAGTACAACGACAGCGTGAACAACGTTGAAGATGGCTACACTCCTGGCGCCTCCATCGGTTACTTCTTGACCGACGACGTATCGTTGAACGCTACCTACAACAATGACGACCACACCCGTTCGAACAACGGTACTGGCCATCAGAAAATCGAAGGCGACCAGTTCGGTCTGAACGCTCAGTACCACTTCAACAACGCTGGTGACGCTCTGCGTCCATACGTTCAAGGTGGTGTTAAGCACGGCAGCATGACCAACGTAGCCGCTGACGGCCACACCGGTCGTGACCAGTCGACTTTCCTGACTGCAGGCGGTGGTCTGAAGTACTACTTCCTCGAAAACGTCTACGCTCGTGCTGGCGTAGAAGCTGACTACAAGCTGGACAACGGCCGTTGGGACTACATCCCGTCCGTAGGTCTGGGTGTAAACTTCGGTGGCGGCAACAAGCCAGCTGCTGCTCCGGTTCCAGCACCAGAAGTCTGCTCCGACAGCGACAACGATGGCGTTTGCGACAACGTTGACAAGTGCCCAGACACCCCAGCCAACGTTACCGTTGACGCTGATGGCTGCCCGGCTGTTGCTGAAGTTGTTCGTGTAGAGCTGGACGTGAAGTTCGACTTCGACAAGTCGGTCGTCAAGCCAAACAGCTACGGCGACATCAAGAACCTGGCTGACTTCATGAAGCAGTACCCATCCACCACCACTACTGTTGAAGGTCACACTGACAACGTCGGTCCTGACGCTTACAACCAGAAACTGTCCGAGCGTCGTGCAAACGCCGTTAAGCAAGTTCTGACCAACCAGTACGGTGTTGAATCGTCCCGCGTTCAGTCTGTTGGCTACGGCGAATCCCGCCCAGTTGCTGACAACAAAACTGAAGCTGGCCGTGCTGTTAACCGTCGCGTAGAAGCGCAGGTTGAAGCTCAAGCTAAGTAA
- a CDS encoding mechanosensitive ion channel family protein, producing the protein MELDLWTQSLVTAMTALWTKVANFIPNLFGALVVLLLGFVVAKLLDTLLSKLLAKLGLDRLMGGTGLTKLMSRAGLQVPISTLIGKIVYWFVLLIFLVSAAESLGLERVSATLDMLALYLPKVFGAALVLLVGVLLAQLANGLVRGAAEGVGLDYASGLGRIAQGLVIIISISVAISQLEVKTDLLNHVIVIVLITVGLAVALAMGLGSREIAGQILAGIYVRELYQVGQQVRVGEVEGQIEEIGTVKTTLLTDEGELVSLSNRILLEQHVSSR; encoded by the coding sequence ATGGAACTTGATCTCTGGACACAGAGCCTCGTCACTGCAATGACTGCGCTATGGACCAAGGTTGCGAACTTCATTCCGAACCTGTTTGGCGCACTGGTTGTGCTGCTGCTGGGTTTCGTCGTGGCCAAGCTGCTGGACACGCTGCTGTCCAAATTGCTCGCCAAACTGGGTCTGGATCGCCTGATGGGCGGTACCGGTCTGACCAAGCTGATGTCGCGCGCCGGCCTGCAGGTTCCGATTTCGACGCTGATCGGCAAGATCGTCTACTGGTTCGTTCTGCTGATTTTCCTGGTTTCCGCCGCAGAATCCCTTGGACTTGAGCGGGTTTCGGCTACGCTGGACATGCTTGCGCTGTATTTGCCGAAAGTATTCGGCGCCGCGCTGGTGCTGCTGGTAGGGGTTTTGCTGGCGCAACTGGCCAATGGCCTGGTGCGCGGAGCGGCAGAAGGCGTAGGTCTGGACTACGCTTCCGGGCTGGGGCGTATTGCCCAGGGCTTGGTGATCATCATCAGTATCTCGGTTGCGATCAGCCAGTTGGAGGTCAAGACTGACCTGCTCAACCATGTGATCGTGATCGTTTTGATTACCGTTGGTCTGGCGGTTGCGCTGGCCATGGGGTTGGGAAGCCGGGAAATCGCCGGTCAGATTCTTGCGGGAATCTATGTGCGTGAGTTGTATCAGGTGGGGCAACAAGTGCGTGTTGGAGAGGTCGAAGGGCAGATCGAGGAGATCGGCACGGTTAAAACCACATTGCTGACGGATGAGGGTGAGCTAGTCTCTCTTTCCAATCGGATCCTTCTCGAGCAGCATGTGAGTAGCCGCTAA
- a CDS encoding CmpA/NrtA family ABC transporter substrate-binding protein, whose protein sequence is MNEPSVGPLAWVNGSDAPEKREINLGFMALSDCASVVVAATQGFAQPYGLTLNLRRQSSWANLRDNLVSGELDAAHSLYGLIYAVHLGIGGVAPTDMAVLMGLNQNGQGIHLSRGLQGLGVTGPEALHRHVHQTRSKLTFAQTFPTGTHAMWLYYWLASQGIHPLRDVDSVVVPPPQMVAHLQAGRIDGMCVGEPWSASAVQQDLGFTLATTQAIWPDHPEKVLGCTRAFVEQYPNTARVLVMAILEASRFIEESTENRRSTAQLLSAPQYLDAPLDCIEPRLLGDYADGLGNRWQDPHALRFYGDGEVNLPYLSDGMWFMTQFRRWGLLRDDPDYLGVARQVQRLDLYREAASAVGVAAAGTDMRSSQLIDGKVWDGSDPVGYARGFKLHAMSDSAHRFASR, encoded by the coding sequence ATGAACGAACCCTCTGTCGGCCCTCTGGCCTGGGTCAATGGCAGCGATGCCCCGGAAAAGCGCGAAATCAATCTCGGCTTCATGGCCCTGAGCGATTGTGCTTCGGTGGTGGTTGCCGCCACCCAGGGCTTTGCCCAGCCCTACGGCCTGACCCTGAACCTCAGGCGTCAATCGTCCTGGGCCAACCTGCGGGACAATCTGGTCAGCGGTGAACTGGATGCCGCCCATAGCCTGTACGGTTTGATCTACGCGGTGCATCTGGGCATCGGTGGCGTCGCCCCGACCGACATGGCTGTGCTGATGGGCCTGAACCAGAACGGCCAGGGCATCCATCTGTCCCGTGGCTTGCAAGGGCTGGGCGTGACCGGTCCTGAAGCATTGCACCGGCACGTGCACCAAACTCGCTCAAAACTGACCTTCGCCCAGACCTTCCCCACCGGCACCCACGCCATGTGGCTCTATTACTGGCTAGCCAGTCAGGGCATTCATCCGTTGCGGGATGTCGACAGCGTGGTGGTGCCGCCACCGCAAATGGTTGCGCACCTGCAGGCGGGCCGTATCGATGGTATGTGCGTCGGTGAGCCGTGGTCCGCGAGTGCAGTGCAACAGGATCTCGGCTTCACCCTGGCGACGACCCAGGCCATCTGGCCCGATCACCCGGAAAAAGTCCTCGGCTGCACCCGCGCCTTCGTCGAGCAGTACCCCAATACCGCGCGCGTGCTGGTGATGGCGATCCTTGAAGCCAGTCGCTTCATTGAAGAGAGCACCGAAAATCGCCGCAGTACCGCGCAATTGCTCAGTGCACCGCAGTACCTCGATGCACCGCTGGACTGCATCGAACCGCGCCTGCTGGGCGACTATGCCGACGGCCTGGGCAATCGCTGGCAAGATCCCCACGCGTTGCGTTTCTACGGTGATGGCGAGGTCAACTTGCCGTACCTCTCCGATGGCATGTGGTTCATGACCCAGTTCCGCCGCTGGGGCCTGCTGCGTGACGACCCGGATTACCTCGGCGTGGCCCGGCAGGTCCAACGGTTGGACTTGTACCGTGAGGCCGCCAGCGCCGTGGGTGTCGCCGCTGCGGGCACGGACATGCGCAGCAGCCAGTTGATCGACGGCAAGGTCTGGGACGGCTCCGATCCGGTCGGTTATGCCCGTGGCTTCAAACTGCATGCGATGAGCGACAGCGCCCATCGATTCGCCAGCCGCTGA
- a CDS encoding ANTAR domain-containing response regulator: MLRILLINDTAKKVGRLKAALTEAGFEVIDESGLTIDLPERVETVRPDVILIDTESPGRDVMEQVVLVSRDQPRPIVMFTDEHDPDVMRQAIKSGVSAYIVEGIHAQRLQPILDVAMARFESDQALRAQLHARDQQLAERKRIELAKGLLMKMKDCNEKEAYTLMRRQAMSRQQKLIQVAEQIIAMSELLG; encoded by the coding sequence ATGCTGCGTATCCTGCTGATCAACGATACCGCGAAAAAAGTCGGGCGCCTGAAAGCGGCCCTGACCGAAGCGGGCTTTGAGGTGATCGATGAATCCGGATTGACCATCGACTTGCCCGAACGCGTCGAAACGGTGCGTCCGGACGTGATCCTGATCGATACCGAGTCACCGGGTCGCGATGTCATGGAGCAAGTGGTGCTGGTCAGCCGCGACCAGCCGCGCCCCATCGTGATGTTTACCGACGAACACGACCCTGACGTGATGCGCCAGGCAATCAAGTCCGGGGTCAGTGCCTACATCGTCGAAGGCATTCACGCACAGCGCTTGCAGCCGATTCTCGACGTCGCCATGGCGCGCTTCGAAAGCGACCAGGCTTTGCGCGCGCAACTGCACGCCCGCGACCAGCAACTGGCCGAGCGCAAGCGCATCGAGCTGGCCAAGGGGCTGTTGATGAAGATGAAGGACTGTAATGAGAAAGAGGCTTACACCCTGATGCGCCGCCAGGCCATGAGCCGCCAGCAGAAGCTGATTCAGGTGGCGGAGCAGATCATTGCCATGAGTGAGTTGTTGGGCTGA
- the sigX gene encoding RNA polymerase sigma factor SigX, with protein MNKAQPLSMRYDPRELSDEELVARSHTELFHVTRAYEELMRRYQRTLFNVCARYLGNDRDADDVCQEVMLKVLYGLKNFEGKSKFKTWLYSITYNECITQYRKERRKRRLMDALSLDPLEEASEEKAPKPEEKGGLDRWLVYVNPIDREILVLRFVAELEFQEIADIMHMGLSATKMRYKRALDKLREKFAGIAET; from the coding sequence TTGAATAAAGCCCAACCGCTATCCATGCGCTACGACCCCCGCGAGCTCTCTGATGAGGAGTTGGTCGCGCGCTCGCATACCGAGCTGTTTCACGTAACGCGCGCCTATGAAGAACTGATGCGGCGTTACCAACGAACATTATTTAACGTCTGTGCACGATATCTCGGGAACGATCGCGACGCAGATGATGTCTGTCAGGAAGTGATGTTGAAGGTGTTGTATGGCTTGAAGAACTTCGAAGGCAAGTCGAAGTTCAAGACATGGCTATATAGCATCACGTACAACGAATGCATCACGCAGTATCGGAAAGAACGGCGAAAGCGTCGCTTGATGGACGCATTGAGTCTTGACCCCCTCGAAGAAGCGTCCGAGGAAAAGGCGCCGAAACCCGAGGAGAAGGGCGGACTTGATCGCTGGTTGGTGTATGTGAACCCGATTGACCGCGAAATTCTGGTGCTACGATTTGTCGCAGAGCTGGAGTTTCAGGAGATCGCAGACATCATGCACATGGGCTTGAGTGCAACAAAAATGCGGTATAAACGTGCTCTAGATAAATTGCGTGAGAAATTTGCAGGCATTGCCGAAACTTAG
- a CDS encoding bifunctional protein-serine/threonine kinase/phosphatase: MSLQLSFAEASAIGPREENQDALRLVTPAPALAASKGYLFAIADGVSQCADGGLAARSTLQALALDYYATPETWGVAQALDRLLLAQNRWLQANGGGQPLLTTVSALVMRGRRFTLAHVGDCRVYRWHGDQLQRVSEDHVWDQPGMQHVLKRALGLDQHLVLDFLDGELRVDESFVLLSDGVWAVLGDTAIAAILRDQPDLDSAAQTLVNAAHLAGSQDNASAMLVRVDALGETSIGDALIHLQQWPLPPALKPGQDFEGWHVESILGQSRQSLLYRVRDAHQQPWLLKTLPGSLHDDHLAGQALLSEEWFLKRVAGRHFPEVHVAGQRQHLYYVMREYAGSTLAQQFTQSGPLPLAQWRELAERLLKAVGLLHRRQILHRDIKPENLLLGDDGELRLLDFGLAWCSGLSEDQPSTLPGTPSYIAPEAFRGERPAPQQDLYAVGVTLYYLLTGHYPYGEIEAFQRPRFGVPVNPGRYRPDLPEWLTQSLERAVAADPAQRFETAEEWLLVMEQGERRSLNVRPRPLLEREPLKVWRALALGSLLINLALMFALFHG; the protein is encoded by the coding sequence ATGAGCCTGCAGCTGAGTTTTGCCGAAGCCAGTGCCATTGGCCCGCGCGAGGAGAATCAGGACGCCCTGCGCCTGGTCACGCCGGCCCCGGCACTGGCCGCGAGCAAGGGTTACCTGTTCGCCATTGCCGACGGTGTCAGCCAGTGCGCCGATGGTGGCCTGGCCGCCCGCTCGACCTTGCAGGCCCTGGCGCTGGACTACTACGCCACGCCGGAAACCTGGGGCGTTGCCCAGGCACTGGACCGTCTGTTGCTGGCGCAGAATCGCTGGCTGCAGGCCAATGGTGGCGGGCAACCCTTGCTGACCACAGTCAGTGCGCTGGTCATGCGTGGCCGGCGTTTCACCCTGGCCCATGTCGGCGATTGTCGGGTGTATCGCTGGCATGGCGACCAGTTGCAGCGGGTCAGTGAAGACCATGTGTGGGATCAACCGGGCATGCAGCATGTGCTCAAGCGCGCGCTGGGGCTCGATCAGCATCTGGTGCTGGATTTTCTCGACGGTGAACTGCGGGTCGATGAGAGCTTTGTGTTGCTCAGCGACGGTGTCTGGGCGGTGCTCGGCGATACGGCGATTGCGGCGATTCTGCGCGATCAGCCGGACCTCGACAGCGCTGCGCAGACACTGGTGAATGCCGCGCACCTGGCCGGTAGCCAGGACAACGCCAGCGCCATGCTGGTGCGGGTCGATGCCCTGGGTGAAACCAGCATCGGCGATGCGCTGATTCATTTGCAGCAATGGCCGCTGCCTCCGGCGCTGAAACCGGGTCAGGACTTCGAAGGCTGGCATGTCGAATCCATCCTGGGCCAGAGTCGGCAGTCGCTGCTGTATCGGGTGCGTGACGCTCACCAACAACCCTGGCTGCTGAAAACCCTGCCCGGCTCGCTGCATGACGATCACTTGGCCGGACAGGCGTTGCTGTCGGAAGAGTGGTTTCTCAAGCGGGTCGCCGGGCGGCATTTTCCTGAAGTCCATGTCGCGGGCCAGCGTCAGCATTTGTACTACGTGATGCGCGAATACGCGGGTTCGACTCTGGCGCAACAGTTCACGCAGAGCGGGCCATTGCCGCTGGCCCAGTGGCGGGAACTGGCTGAACGCCTTCTGAAGGCGGTCGGGCTGCTGCATCGACGGCAGATCCTGCATCGCGACATCAAGCCGGAAAACCTGTTGCTGGGGGATGACGGCGAGTTACGCCTGCTGGATTTCGGCCTGGCCTGGTGCTCGGGCCTTTCCGAAGACCAGCCCTCTACCCTGCCCGGAACCCCGAGCTACATAGCGCCGGAAGCGTTTCGCGGTGAAAGGCCGGCACCGCAACAGGACCTGTATGCGGTCGGGGTGACCTTGTATTACCTGCTCACCGGGCACTATCCCTACGGCGAGATCGAAGCCTTCCAGCGCCCGCGTTTCGGCGTGCCGGTCAATCCCGGCCGCTATCGCCCGGATCTGCCGGAATGGCTCACGCAAAGCCTGGAACGTGCGGTCGCGGCGGATCCGGCCCAGCGTTTTGAAACGGCGGAGGAATGGTTGCTGGTGATGGAACAGGGGGAGCGTCGCAGTTTGAACGTGCGCCCCAGGCCCTTGCTGGAACGCGAGCCGTTGAAGGTATGGCGCGCGCTGGCGTTGGGATCGTTGTTGATCAATCTGGCGCTGATGTTTGCGCTGTTTCATGGCTAA